One part of the Candidatus Korarchaeota archaeon NZ13-K genome encodes these proteins:
- a CDS encoding RNA-binding protein, giving the protein PKVVVDIGAVKPIASGADVMGPGVKEVEGSFREGDLVAVVDERLRAVIAVGIALRPSGEARERGKTIKNIHHAGDALWRAVSSK; this is encoded by the coding sequence GCCCAAGGTGGTCGTGGACATTGGCGCTGTCAAGCCCATAGCCAGCGGGGCCGACGTGATGGGACCGGGGGTGAAGGAGGTGGAGGGCAGCTTCAGGGAGGGGGATCTGGTGGCGGTAGTCGATGAGAGGCTCAGGGCCGTGATAGCGGTGGGGATCGCCCTCAGACCTTCTGGTGAGGCCAGGGAGAGGGGCAAAACTATTAAAAATATTCACCATGCAGGGGACGCGTTATGGAGGGCCGTGTCATCGAAGTGA
- the iorA gene encoding indolepyruvate ferredoxin oxidoreductase subunit alpha: protein MGDLLAPPNTVEVLLGNEAIARGALEGGLNVAAAYPGTPSTEIGEALSVAAKRLGIYFEWSSNEKVATEVAIGAAWSGLRSMTMMKHVGFNVAADAIFTLTYAGLTGAMVIVSADDPHCHSSQNEQDNRHYSEAAGLPMLEPSNVQEAKDFTKEAMELSSRYKIPFMIRTTTRVNHQRGPVKLGEITAKPSVGVFEPPEPDRYLQVGAIARKHHIELLKKLREIQEISGNYARIEGPQDSDIGIITSGVSYAHVKDALRLSGLEAKVLKLGMTFPLPERTIGDFLRSISTVFIVEELDPFLELRVKAIAKDYAPDLEVIGKLTGHMPQYHEYTVRTVLEGFSKAFGIESPIDFDEIDKRSSEIVRKVPARPPILCPACPHRSAGYALRRAAGRAVFMGDIGCYALLFQPPFKVEHVTHAMGSSVGIANGVSLATQQDVVALIGDSTFFHAGIPALINAVHNRRKMLVVIMDNRTTAMTGHQSHPGVPYDAIGREAPSIDLESLVRAVGVNYVRVVDPFDHKETEKAFREALKSEGVSVVITRRECALLTVRRIREQGRRIIAYRVNPDKCTYCRVCINTFACPAFLDTGSLVEIDPAVCFGCGACVQVCPYEAIEPQEGSLDWRREKLGV, encoded by the coding sequence ATGGGGGACCTGTTGGCTCCGCCCAACACGGTGGAGGTGCTACTGGGTAATGAGGCGATCGCCAGGGGGGCTCTCGAGGGTGGTCTCAACGTCGCTGCAGCCTATCCAGGCACTCCCAGCACAGAGATAGGAGAGGCCCTATCCGTGGCCGCTAAGAGGCTTGGGATCTACTTCGAGTGGTCTTCCAACGAGAAGGTCGCCACAGAGGTAGCTATAGGGGCAGCTTGGTCCGGATTGAGATCCATGACCATGATGAAGCACGTCGGTTTCAACGTGGCGGCCGATGCGATCTTCACCCTGACCTACGCGGGGCTCACGGGGGCCATGGTGATAGTCTCGGCCGATGACCCGCACTGTCACAGCAGCCAGAATGAGCAGGATAACAGGCACTACAGTGAGGCAGCCGGCCTCCCAATGTTGGAGCCCTCCAACGTTCAGGAGGCGAAGGACTTCACCAAGGAGGCGATGGAGCTCTCGAGCAGGTACAAGATACCGTTCATGATCAGGACGACGACCAGGGTGAATCACCAGAGGGGGCCCGTCAAGCTAGGTGAGATAACGGCTAAGCCCTCGGTCGGTGTGTTCGAGCCGCCGGAGCCCGATAGGTACCTCCAGGTCGGCGCCATAGCTAGGAAACATCACATAGAGCTCCTGAAGAAGCTGAGAGAGATACAAGAAATTTCAGGGAATTACGCGAGGATCGAGGGACCTCAGGATTCCGACATAGGGATCATAACATCGGGCGTATCTTACGCCCATGTAAAGGACGCCCTAAGGCTCTCTGGCCTGGAGGCCAAGGTCCTCAAGCTGGGCATGACCTTCCCGCTGCCTGAGCGCACGATCGGGGACTTCCTCAGATCGATAAGCACGGTGTTCATTGTTGAGGAACTCGATCCCTTCCTTGAGCTCAGGGTTAAGGCCATAGCCAAGGACTATGCCCCTGACCTCGAGGTGATAGGGAAGCTAACTGGTCACATGCCCCAGTACCACGAGTACACCGTGAGGACAGTCCTGGAGGGATTCTCGAAAGCTTTCGGGATAGAATCCCCGATAGATTTCGATGAAATTGATAAAAGAAGCTCAGAAATTGTCAGAAAAGTTCCAGCGAGACCACCTATCCTCTGCCCGGCCTGCCCCCACAGATCGGCAGGTTACGCCCTGAGGAGGGCCGCTGGGAGGGCCGTGTTCATGGGTGACATAGGTTGCTACGCGCTCCTTTTCCAGCCCCCGTTCAAGGTGGAGCACGTGACCCATGCAATGGGCTCCTCGGTTGGAATAGCCAACGGTGTCAGCCTGGCCACTCAACAGGATGTGGTCGCCCTGATAGGAGATTCTACTTTCTTCCATGCCGGTATTCCAGCTCTGATAAACGCTGTGCACAATAGAAGGAAGATGCTCGTCGTGATAATGGATAACAGGACCACGGCGATGACCGGTCATCAATCGCATCCCGGCGTCCCTTACGATGCTATCGGCAGGGAGGCCCCCAGCATAGATCTGGAATCCCTCGTTAGAGCTGTGGGAGTCAATTACGTTAGGGTAGTGGATCCGTTCGATCATAAGGAGACGGAGAAGGCCTTCAGGGAGGCCTTGAAGAGTGAAGGAGTTTCGGTGGTTATAACCAGGAGGGAGTGCGCCCTCCTGACTGTGAGGAGGATCAGGGAGCAGGGGAGGAGGATAATAGCCTACAGGGTGAATCCTGATAAGTGCACTTACTGCAGGGTTTGCATAAACACCTTCGCCTGCCCGGCCTTCTTGGATACTGGCTCTTTGGTCGAGATAGATCCTGCGGTGTGCTTCGGCTGCGGTGCCTGCGTCCAGGTATGCCCTTACGAGGCGATAGAGCCTCAGGAGGGCTCACTCGACTGGAGGAGGGAGAAGCTGGGGGTGTGA